A region of Solanum dulcamara chromosome 7, daSolDulc1.2, whole genome shotgun sequence DNA encodes the following proteins:
- the LOC129894058 gene encoding uncharacterized protein LOC129894058 isoform X3 encodes MLEPRWFRMLFHEFLQYRRTVFVDIRTHIPERLLQIDSEKRTVLATNSAENMEVYLYFTEPISNSSTEILNSLSISQGFLTPISGNSFGERRFGFQVRGIYQTAIVTLSVRSDLILSWQGTSIAPVVPVTFLYDMQRPAVMLSTTSRMRTSEEQIPVLIKFVKPVFGFNSSHVSISGGQLQSFQEMSRSMYTVNVQARDDFVSVSIPENVTGDVAGNRNLQSNILRLKHYTVPAISEVLSILATAAFVVTCFAAGLLTVSTASLQSVGAYSRPSSLMTSDPARNIFRIACHIQFFALARWLPVTLPVEYYEFARGLQWSVPYFSLPWETGSMPPFMMGPGSPTSPHSYGSKIHDFGMKPDIYNVNKAAALYGLPLSPMEYRSIFGSQDLLPEAQYIADPKYSNGWRDFNRSMFWLAIIGGSLILLHALVLFVLKLRKDREKKWSYGALVFPRFEIFLTILAIPCICKASVNIVKGGSSAGIAVGILLLGLISFLLLALFLFLSIGITLGKLLQYKEVHQVGQKFHWYEELVRVTLGPGKRGQWTWKSSRDSRYLVMFGPLFEDLRGPPKYMLSQIAGGNPNKHPDKVIATDDETEDAEAPFIQKVFGILRIYFTFLEFVKRVCLGIVAGTYLKNWSSKSPIVVLLTITSFQLFFMVLKKPFIKKKVQLVEIISVACETGIFASCIVLIGRDSARNETPIGITMLALFFIAFFAQLVNEWYALYRQTKRLGAEDKSFCSGLKAASIGFLLFFIPQRLIRKLESGSALLDRVLKETGDVTSSGDRNRSSGSRSSGTDRPWHRQFRELAKSSFSKDSNVTTSDPSTSRVRWSGFWNPKRSGSSSKDSSADFKSKPRGLYKDLEAIFASKS; translated from the exons ATGTTGGAGCCAAGGTGGTTTCGGATGCTCTTCCACGAATTCCTGCAAT ATAGAAGGACAGTGTTTGTTGATATAAGGACTCATATACCTGAAAGGCTACTTCAAATTGACAGTGAAAAGAGAACTGTGCTAGCAACAAATAGTGCTGAGAACATGGAGGTGTATTTGTACTTTACAGAACCAATTTCCAACTCATCTACAGAAATTTTGAACTCCCTCAGCATAAGTCAGGGATTTCTTACTCCCATTAGTGGAAATAGCTTTGGAGAACGCAGATTTGGTTTTCAG GTTAGAGGTATATATCAGACAGCCATAGTGACATTGAGCGTAAGATCAGACTTAATATTGAGCTGGCAGGGAACCTCCATTGCTCCTGTAGTTCCAGTTACTTTTCTATACG ATATGCAACGGCCTGCTGTCATGTTAAGCACAACATCTAGGATGAGGACCAGTGAAGAGCAAATTCCTGTACTGATAAAGTTTGTCAAGCCAGTGTTTGGCTttaattcttctcatgtatcCATCTCTGGAGGACAGTTGCAGAG CTTTCAAGAAATGAGTAGAAGCATGTACACTGTCAATGTACAAGCCAGAGATGATTTTGTTTCTGTGAGCATCCCCGAAAATGTAACTGGTGATGTTGCTGGAAACAGGAACTTACAATCTAATATACTCCGGCTCAAGCACt ATACTGTACCAGCAATATCTGAAGTGCTTTCCATCTTGGCAACTGCTGCTTTCGTGGTTACATGTTTTGCAGCAGGGCTCCTCACTGTTTCAACTGCGAGCCTCCAATCTGTTGGTGCATACTCAAGACCAAGCTCTTTAATGACATCTGATCCTGctagaaatattttt AGAATAGCTTGTCACATCCAGTTCTTTGCATTGGCGAGATGGTTGCCAGTTACCTTGCCTGTTGAATACTATGAATTTGCTAGAGGCCTTCAATGGAGTGTTCCCTACTTCAGTCTCCCATGGGAAACTGGAAGCATGCCTCCATTCATGATGGGACCGGGTTCCCCAACAAGCCCTCATTCATACGGCTCTAAAATTCATGATTTTGGAATGAAACCAGACATATACAATGTGAACAAAGCTGCAGCATTATATGGGTTGCCACTTAGTCCTATGGAGTATAGATCAATCTTCGGG AGCCAGGATCTTCTTCCGGAAGCTCAGTATATTGCGGATCCAAAATATTCTAATGG GTGGAGGGATTTCAACAGAAGCATGTTCTGGTTAGCCATTATTGGGGGCAGCTTGATATTGTTGCATGCTTTGGTCCTTTTTGTtttgaaattgagaaaggaCAGAGAAAAAAAGTGGAGCTATGGAGCCTTGGTATTTCCAAGATTTGAGATCTTTCTTACAATTCTGGCTATCCCTTGCATTTGTAAAGCCTCAGTAAATATAGTTAAAG GAGGATCATCTGCAGGAATTGCAGTTGGCATTTTGCTGTTGGGTTTAATATCATTTCTGTTGCTAGCACTGTTTTTGTTCCTCTCTATTGGAATTACATTAGGGAAGCTACTTCAGTATAAGGAAGTACACCAAGTAGGGCAGAAATTCCATTGGTATGAAGAATTAGTCCGAGTTACCCTAGGTCCTGGTAAAAGAGGTCAGTGGACATGGAAAAGTTCGCGTGATTCTAGATATCTAGTCATGTTTGGGCCTCTGTTTGAGGATCTAAGGGGTCCACCAAAGTATATGCTCTCTCAGATTGCAGGAGGAAATCCTAACAAGCATCCTGACAAAGTCATTGCAACAGACGATGAGACAGAAGATGCGGAAGCGCCTTTCATCCAGAAGGTGTTTGGGATTCTAAGAATATACTTCACATTTCTCGAATTTGTGAAGCGTGTTTGTCTTGGAATTGTGGCTGGTACTTATTTGAAGAACTGGTCTTCAAAATCTCCCATAGTTGTCCTGCTTACCATCACTTCTTTCCAGCTATTCTTTATGGTTCTGAAGAAGCCTTTCATTAAGAAAAAGGTTCAGCTTGTTGAGATCATCTCAGTTGCCTGCGAAACAGGTATTTTTGCTTCTTGCATTGTTCTCATAGGAAGAGATTCGGCCAGAAATGAAACACCAATCGGAATCACCATGCTTGCACTTTTCTTCATAGCATTTTTTGCTCAGCTGGTCAATGAATGGTATGCATTATACAGACAGACAAAGAGACTCGGTGCTGAAGACAAGTCTTTCTGCTCTGGCCTAAAAGCAGCATCAATTGGATTCCTCTTGTTTTTCATTCCTCAAAGATTGATCAGAAAGCTTGAAAGCGGGTCTGCACTGTTAGATCGTGTACTGAAGGAAACCGGGGATGTTACTTCGTCTGGTGACAGGAATCGGAGTTCTGGTAGTAGAAGCTCAGGTACTGATAGACCATGGCATAGACAATTCAGAGAACTAGCAAAGTCCAGCTTTAGTAAAGATAGTAATGTAACTACAAGTGACCCGTCAACAAGTCGTGTTAGATGGAGTGGATTCTGGAACCCTAAGAGAAGTGGGAGCTCATCTAAAGATTCGTCAGCAGACTTCAAGTCAAAACCAAGAGGATTGTACAAAGATTTAGAAGCTATTTTTGCTTCCAAGTCATAG
- the LOC129894058 gene encoding uncharacterized protein LOC129894058 isoform X1: MGREKILWLILHFWVVFLVLSFGVQCDDSEVTLKLLNTPRAFTNRNFAKFAFQVLAGGNGGICADCSTYCQLDDYVSAVCEGGEVSYTQLLDGNHTFEVCTNGSLGVGCAHYNWTVDTIPPTAYITTPTSFTNVSNVSVEITFTEPCWSQGGFGCSSTNSCNLLVYGAGQVVPNTLNVIEPDLKFSVVVSLSTRDQYGRVILIMDKNFCSDPAGNKFRRTENSSLFIHFDRRTVFVDIRTHIPERLLQIDSEKRTVLATNSAENMEVYLYFTEPISNSSTEILNSLSISQGFLTPISGNSFGERRFGFQVRGIYQTAIVTLSVRSDLILSWQGTSIAPVVPVTFLYDMQRPAVMLSTTSRMRTSEEQIPVLIKFVKPVFGFNSSHVSISGGQLQSFQEMSRSMYTVNVQARDDFVSVSIPENVTGDVAGNRNLQSNILRLKHYTVPAISEVLSILATAAFVVTCFAAGLLTVSTASLQSVGAYSRPSSLMTSDPARNIFRIACHIQFFALARWLPVTLPVEYYEFARGLQWSVPYFSLPWETGSMPPFMMGPGSPTSPHSYGSKIHDFGMKPDIYNVNKAAALYGLPLSPMEYRSIFGSQDLLPEAQYIADPKYSNGWRDFNRSMFWLAIIGGSLILLHALVLFVLKLRKDREKKWSYGALVFPRFEIFLTILAIPCICKASVNIVKGGSSAGIAVGILLLGLISFLLLALFLFLSIGITLGKLLQYKEVHQVGQKFHWYEELVRVTLGPGKRGQWTWKSSRDSRYLVMFGPLFEDLRGPPKYMLSQIAGGNPNKHPDKVIATDDETEDAEAPFIQKVFGILRIYFTFLEFVKRVCLGIVAGTYLKNWSSKSPIVVLLTITSFQLFFMVLKKPFIKKKVQLVEIISVACETGIFASCIVLIGRDSARNETPIGITMLALFFIAFFAQLVNEWYALYRQTKRLGAEDKSFCSGLKAASIGFLLFFIPQRLIRKLESGSALLDRVLKETGDVTSSGDRNRSSGSRSSGTDRPWHRQFRELAKSSFSKDSNVTTSDPSTSRVRWSGFWNPKRSGSSSKDSSADFKSKPRGLYKDLEAIFASKS, encoded by the exons ATGGGTCGAGAAAAAATTTTGTGGCTGATTTTGCATTTCTGGGTTGTTTTCCTCGTTTTGAGTTTCGGAGTTCAATGCGATGACTCTGAGGTTactttgaaattattgaatACTCCTCGCGCATTCACAAATCGGAATTTTGCTAAATTTGCTTTTCAAGTTTTGGCCGGTGGCAATGGTGGCATTTGTGCGGATTGTTCCACTTATTGCCAG TTGGATGATTATGTGTCTGCAGTTTGTGAAGGTGGAGAAGTTTCTTACACACAGTTGCTTGATGGAAATCATACTTTTGAAGTTTGCACCAATGGATCTCTTGGAGTTGGATGTGCTCACTACAACTGGACTGTTG ACACCATCCCCCCTACAGCCTACATTACCACACCAACATCTTTTACAAATGTTTCCAATGTTTCAGTGGAGATAACTTTCACTGAGCCATGTTGGAGCCAAGGTGGTTTCGGATGCTCTTCCACGAATTCCTGCAAT CTTCTCGTTTATGGAGCTGGACAAGTCGTGCCAAACACACTCAATGTTATTGAGCCAGACCTTAAATTTTCTGTTGTCGTGAGTCTGTCTACACGTGATCAGTATGGAAGAGTGATCTTGATAATGGATAAAAACTTCTGTTCAGACCCTGCTGGAAACAAATTTAGAAGGACAGAAAATTCAAGTTTATTTATACATTTTG ATAGAAGGACAGTGTTTGTTGATATAAGGACTCATATACCTGAAAGGCTACTTCAAATTGACAGTGAAAAGAGAACTGTGCTAGCAACAAATAGTGCTGAGAACATGGAGGTGTATTTGTACTTTACAGAACCAATTTCCAACTCATCTACAGAAATTTTGAACTCCCTCAGCATAAGTCAGGGATTTCTTACTCCCATTAGTGGAAATAGCTTTGGAGAACGCAGATTTGGTTTTCAG GTTAGAGGTATATATCAGACAGCCATAGTGACATTGAGCGTAAGATCAGACTTAATATTGAGCTGGCAGGGAACCTCCATTGCTCCTGTAGTTCCAGTTACTTTTCTATACG ATATGCAACGGCCTGCTGTCATGTTAAGCACAACATCTAGGATGAGGACCAGTGAAGAGCAAATTCCTGTACTGATAAAGTTTGTCAAGCCAGTGTTTGGCTttaattcttctcatgtatcCATCTCTGGAGGACAGTTGCAGAG CTTTCAAGAAATGAGTAGAAGCATGTACACTGTCAATGTACAAGCCAGAGATGATTTTGTTTCTGTGAGCATCCCCGAAAATGTAACTGGTGATGTTGCTGGAAACAGGAACTTACAATCTAATATACTCCGGCTCAAGCACt ATACTGTACCAGCAATATCTGAAGTGCTTTCCATCTTGGCAACTGCTGCTTTCGTGGTTACATGTTTTGCAGCAGGGCTCCTCACTGTTTCAACTGCGAGCCTCCAATCTGTTGGTGCATACTCAAGACCAAGCTCTTTAATGACATCTGATCCTGctagaaatattttt AGAATAGCTTGTCACATCCAGTTCTTTGCATTGGCGAGATGGTTGCCAGTTACCTTGCCTGTTGAATACTATGAATTTGCTAGAGGCCTTCAATGGAGTGTTCCCTACTTCAGTCTCCCATGGGAAACTGGAAGCATGCCTCCATTCATGATGGGACCGGGTTCCCCAACAAGCCCTCATTCATACGGCTCTAAAATTCATGATTTTGGAATGAAACCAGACATATACAATGTGAACAAAGCTGCAGCATTATATGGGTTGCCACTTAGTCCTATGGAGTATAGATCAATCTTCGGG AGCCAGGATCTTCTTCCGGAAGCTCAGTATATTGCGGATCCAAAATATTCTAATGG GTGGAGGGATTTCAACAGAAGCATGTTCTGGTTAGCCATTATTGGGGGCAGCTTGATATTGTTGCATGCTTTGGTCCTTTTTGTtttgaaattgagaaaggaCAGAGAAAAAAAGTGGAGCTATGGAGCCTTGGTATTTCCAAGATTTGAGATCTTTCTTACAATTCTGGCTATCCCTTGCATTTGTAAAGCCTCAGTAAATATAGTTAAAG GAGGATCATCTGCAGGAATTGCAGTTGGCATTTTGCTGTTGGGTTTAATATCATTTCTGTTGCTAGCACTGTTTTTGTTCCTCTCTATTGGAATTACATTAGGGAAGCTACTTCAGTATAAGGAAGTACACCAAGTAGGGCAGAAATTCCATTGGTATGAAGAATTAGTCCGAGTTACCCTAGGTCCTGGTAAAAGAGGTCAGTGGACATGGAAAAGTTCGCGTGATTCTAGATATCTAGTCATGTTTGGGCCTCTGTTTGAGGATCTAAGGGGTCCACCAAAGTATATGCTCTCTCAGATTGCAGGAGGAAATCCTAACAAGCATCCTGACAAAGTCATTGCAACAGACGATGAGACAGAAGATGCGGAAGCGCCTTTCATCCAGAAGGTGTTTGGGATTCTAAGAATATACTTCACATTTCTCGAATTTGTGAAGCGTGTTTGTCTTGGAATTGTGGCTGGTACTTATTTGAAGAACTGGTCTTCAAAATCTCCCATAGTTGTCCTGCTTACCATCACTTCTTTCCAGCTATTCTTTATGGTTCTGAAGAAGCCTTTCATTAAGAAAAAGGTTCAGCTTGTTGAGATCATCTCAGTTGCCTGCGAAACAGGTATTTTTGCTTCTTGCATTGTTCTCATAGGAAGAGATTCGGCCAGAAATGAAACACCAATCGGAATCACCATGCTTGCACTTTTCTTCATAGCATTTTTTGCTCAGCTGGTCAATGAATGGTATGCATTATACAGACAGACAAAGAGACTCGGTGCTGAAGACAAGTCTTTCTGCTCTGGCCTAAAAGCAGCATCAATTGGATTCCTCTTGTTTTTCATTCCTCAAAGATTGATCAGAAAGCTTGAAAGCGGGTCTGCACTGTTAGATCGTGTACTGAAGGAAACCGGGGATGTTACTTCGTCTGGTGACAGGAATCGGAGTTCTGGTAGTAGAAGCTCAGGTACTGATAGACCATGGCATAGACAATTCAGAGAACTAGCAAAGTCCAGCTTTAGTAAAGATAGTAATGTAACTACAAGTGACCCGTCAACAAGTCGTGTTAGATGGAGTGGATTCTGGAACCCTAAGAGAAGTGGGAGCTCATCTAAAGATTCGTCAGCAGACTTCAAGTCAAAACCAAGAGGATTGTACAAAGATTTAGAAGCTATTTTTGCTTCCAAGTCATAG
- the LOC129894058 gene encoding uncharacterized protein LOC129894058 isoform X2, which produces MCSLQLDYTIPPTAYITTPTSFTNVSNVSVEITFTEPCWSQGGFGCSSTNSCNLLVYGAGQVVPNTLNVIEPDLKFSVVVSLSTRDQYGRVILIMDKNFCSDPAGNKFRRTENSSLFIHFDRRTVFVDIRTHIPERLLQIDSEKRTVLATNSAENMEVYLYFTEPISNSSTEILNSLSISQGFLTPISGNSFGERRFGFQVRGIYQTAIVTLSVRSDLILSWQGTSIAPVVPVTFLYDMQRPAVMLSTTSRMRTSEEQIPVLIKFVKPVFGFNSSHVSISGGQLQSFQEMSRSMYTVNVQARDDFVSVSIPENVTGDVAGNRNLQSNILRLKHYTVPAISEVLSILATAAFVVTCFAAGLLTVSTASLQSVGAYSRPSSLMTSDPARNIFRIACHIQFFALARWLPVTLPVEYYEFARGLQWSVPYFSLPWETGSMPPFMMGPGSPTSPHSYGSKIHDFGMKPDIYNVNKAAALYGLPLSPMEYRSIFGSQDLLPEAQYIADPKYSNGWRDFNRSMFWLAIIGGSLILLHALVLFVLKLRKDREKKWSYGALVFPRFEIFLTILAIPCICKASVNIVKGGSSAGIAVGILLLGLISFLLLALFLFLSIGITLGKLLQYKEVHQVGQKFHWYEELVRVTLGPGKRGQWTWKSSRDSRYLVMFGPLFEDLRGPPKYMLSQIAGGNPNKHPDKVIATDDETEDAEAPFIQKVFGILRIYFTFLEFVKRVCLGIVAGTYLKNWSSKSPIVVLLTITSFQLFFMVLKKPFIKKKVQLVEIISVACETGIFASCIVLIGRDSARNETPIGITMLALFFIAFFAQLVNEWYALYRQTKRLGAEDKSFCSGLKAASIGFLLFFIPQRLIRKLESGSALLDRVLKETGDVTSSGDRNRSSGSRSSGTDRPWHRQFRELAKSSFSKDSNVTTSDPSTSRVRWSGFWNPKRSGSSSKDSSADFKSKPRGLYKDLEAIFASKS; this is translated from the exons ATGTGCTCACTACAACTGGACT ACACCATCCCCCCTACAGCCTACATTACCACACCAACATCTTTTACAAATGTTTCCAATGTTTCAGTGGAGATAACTTTCACTGAGCCATGTTGGAGCCAAGGTGGTTTCGGATGCTCTTCCACGAATTCCTGCAAT CTTCTCGTTTATGGAGCTGGACAAGTCGTGCCAAACACACTCAATGTTATTGAGCCAGACCTTAAATTTTCTGTTGTCGTGAGTCTGTCTACACGTGATCAGTATGGAAGAGTGATCTTGATAATGGATAAAAACTTCTGTTCAGACCCTGCTGGAAACAAATTTAGAAGGACAGAAAATTCAAGTTTATTTATACATTTTG ATAGAAGGACAGTGTTTGTTGATATAAGGACTCATATACCTGAAAGGCTACTTCAAATTGACAGTGAAAAGAGAACTGTGCTAGCAACAAATAGTGCTGAGAACATGGAGGTGTATTTGTACTTTACAGAACCAATTTCCAACTCATCTACAGAAATTTTGAACTCCCTCAGCATAAGTCAGGGATTTCTTACTCCCATTAGTGGAAATAGCTTTGGAGAACGCAGATTTGGTTTTCAG GTTAGAGGTATATATCAGACAGCCATAGTGACATTGAGCGTAAGATCAGACTTAATATTGAGCTGGCAGGGAACCTCCATTGCTCCTGTAGTTCCAGTTACTTTTCTATACG ATATGCAACGGCCTGCTGTCATGTTAAGCACAACATCTAGGATGAGGACCAGTGAAGAGCAAATTCCTGTACTGATAAAGTTTGTCAAGCCAGTGTTTGGCTttaattcttctcatgtatcCATCTCTGGAGGACAGTTGCAGAG CTTTCAAGAAATGAGTAGAAGCATGTACACTGTCAATGTACAAGCCAGAGATGATTTTGTTTCTGTGAGCATCCCCGAAAATGTAACTGGTGATGTTGCTGGAAACAGGAACTTACAATCTAATATACTCCGGCTCAAGCACt ATACTGTACCAGCAATATCTGAAGTGCTTTCCATCTTGGCAACTGCTGCTTTCGTGGTTACATGTTTTGCAGCAGGGCTCCTCACTGTTTCAACTGCGAGCCTCCAATCTGTTGGTGCATACTCAAGACCAAGCTCTTTAATGACATCTGATCCTGctagaaatattttt AGAATAGCTTGTCACATCCAGTTCTTTGCATTGGCGAGATGGTTGCCAGTTACCTTGCCTGTTGAATACTATGAATTTGCTAGAGGCCTTCAATGGAGTGTTCCCTACTTCAGTCTCCCATGGGAAACTGGAAGCATGCCTCCATTCATGATGGGACCGGGTTCCCCAACAAGCCCTCATTCATACGGCTCTAAAATTCATGATTTTGGAATGAAACCAGACATATACAATGTGAACAAAGCTGCAGCATTATATGGGTTGCCACTTAGTCCTATGGAGTATAGATCAATCTTCGGG AGCCAGGATCTTCTTCCGGAAGCTCAGTATATTGCGGATCCAAAATATTCTAATGG GTGGAGGGATTTCAACAGAAGCATGTTCTGGTTAGCCATTATTGGGGGCAGCTTGATATTGTTGCATGCTTTGGTCCTTTTTGTtttgaaattgagaaaggaCAGAGAAAAAAAGTGGAGCTATGGAGCCTTGGTATTTCCAAGATTTGAGATCTTTCTTACAATTCTGGCTATCCCTTGCATTTGTAAAGCCTCAGTAAATATAGTTAAAG GAGGATCATCTGCAGGAATTGCAGTTGGCATTTTGCTGTTGGGTTTAATATCATTTCTGTTGCTAGCACTGTTTTTGTTCCTCTCTATTGGAATTACATTAGGGAAGCTACTTCAGTATAAGGAAGTACACCAAGTAGGGCAGAAATTCCATTGGTATGAAGAATTAGTCCGAGTTACCCTAGGTCCTGGTAAAAGAGGTCAGTGGACATGGAAAAGTTCGCGTGATTCTAGATATCTAGTCATGTTTGGGCCTCTGTTTGAGGATCTAAGGGGTCCACCAAAGTATATGCTCTCTCAGATTGCAGGAGGAAATCCTAACAAGCATCCTGACAAAGTCATTGCAACAGACGATGAGACAGAAGATGCGGAAGCGCCTTTCATCCAGAAGGTGTTTGGGATTCTAAGAATATACTTCACATTTCTCGAATTTGTGAAGCGTGTTTGTCTTGGAATTGTGGCTGGTACTTATTTGAAGAACTGGTCTTCAAAATCTCCCATAGTTGTCCTGCTTACCATCACTTCTTTCCAGCTATTCTTTATGGTTCTGAAGAAGCCTTTCATTAAGAAAAAGGTTCAGCTTGTTGAGATCATCTCAGTTGCCTGCGAAACAGGTATTTTTGCTTCTTGCATTGTTCTCATAGGAAGAGATTCGGCCAGAAATGAAACACCAATCGGAATCACCATGCTTGCACTTTTCTTCATAGCATTTTTTGCTCAGCTGGTCAATGAATGGTATGCATTATACAGACAGACAAAGAGACTCGGTGCTGAAGACAAGTCTTTCTGCTCTGGCCTAAAAGCAGCATCAATTGGATTCCTCTTGTTTTTCATTCCTCAAAGATTGATCAGAAAGCTTGAAAGCGGGTCTGCACTGTTAGATCGTGTACTGAAGGAAACCGGGGATGTTACTTCGTCTGGTGACAGGAATCGGAGTTCTGGTAGTAGAAGCTCAGGTACTGATAGACCATGGCATAGACAATTCAGAGAACTAGCAAAGTCCAGCTTTAGTAAAGATAGTAATGTAACTACAAGTGACCCGTCAACAAGTCGTGTTAGATGGAGTGGATTCTGGAACCCTAAGAGAAGTGGGAGCTCATCTAAAGATTCGTCAGCAGACTTCAAGTCAAAACCAAGAGGATTGTACAAAGATTTAGAAGCTATTTTTGCTTCCAAGTCATAG